The genomic segment TTGGCTGAGCACGGAGCTCACCTATTATATAAAAAAGAAGTATATCAAGTCCGACCGTGTCGACGTGGCTTTCACGGGTCAGTTGCTCTCTTTGTCACTTCGCTGGTGAAGGGTGACGCGTATCGGAAGAAATGAAAAAATACCTGAAACAGTATGAGACTATTATTCGATATTGAGTATCAGACCATGTTCGGCGAACAGCTGGTGATGAACATCATGGGCGACGGACCAAAGCCCGACCAACTGGCCATGTCGACGGTGGATGGCCTACACTGGACTGCCGAGCTGATGTGGCCCAAGCGCTGTGAGGGCTGTCTGGACTATTACTATAGTGTGGTGCGTGGCGACAGAGAGGTGCGCCATGAGTGGCTGGTGGAGCCGCATCGACTGGAGCTGACTGCGGTGAAGGGGGCGCTCTATCGCATCTTCGACCATTGGATTGATATTCCTGATGATAGTTATATGTACTCGTCGGCTTTCACCGATTGCGTGATGACGCACGAGCGTGGCATGAGTCCTGACACCGACTATCAGCGCACCATCCGACTGAAGGTGCGTGCGCCGCAGTTGCGCTATGGCGAACGTCTGGCGCTGGTGGGCGAGTCGGCCTACTTGGGTGTGTGGGACAGCGCAAGGGCGTTGCCGATGTACGAGCACAACTGCCACGAGTGGGTGGTTAGTCTGGATGCCGACTGCCTCACGGAGGTCACGCAATATAAGTTCATCATCCTGGGAAAGGGCATGATGTGGGAGGATGGCGCCAACCGCATCCTAAAGAAACCCGAGATGCAGGCTAACGAGGTGGTGGTCTATGAACTTCAGCAGGCGCGCTTCGGCATCCCTCAATGGAAGGGGGCTGGCACGGTGATTCCTGTGTTCTCGCTTCGCAGTGAGGGGAGCTTTGGCGTGGGCGACTTTGGCGACTTGAAGATGATGGTGGACTGGTGTGCCAAGACAGGTCAAAACATTCTGCAGATCCTGCCAATCAACGATACTACTATCTCACACACCTGGCAGGACTCGTATCCTTATAACTCTATCAGTATCTATGCACTTCATCCGCAATATGCCGACCTGCGACAGTTGCCTGCCATCAAGGACGAGGCGCTGAAAGATAAGTTCGAGTCGCTGCGACAGGAGTTGAATGCCCTGCCGCAGATTGACTATGAGCGCATGATTACGGCGAAGATGGACTATCTGCGTGCCATCTTCCAGCAGGAGGGGGCTACTGTGCGTCGCCGTACTACCTATAAGCGCTTTGTCGATGACAATCGCCAGTGGCTGGAGCCTTATGCGCGCTTCTGCTTCTATCGCGATAAGTATGGCACGGCCACGTTCTCGGAATGGCCCACTCGTCTGCCCAAGGCGGATGCAAAGGTGATTGATTTCTGGTATTTCGTGCAGTATATCCTCGACCAGCAGATGCGTGGGGCACACGAGCATGCCCGCAAAAACAGGGTGATCCTGAAGGGCGACATCCCCATCGGCATCAGTCGCGACGGCGTTGAGGCGTGGGTGGAACCGCGTTACTTCAATCTCAACGGACAGGCGGGTGCGCCGCCCGATGCTTTCTGTGAGGATGGACAGAACTGGGGCTTTCCCACTTATAATTGGGACGAGATGCTCAAGGACGACTGCTCGTGGTGGGTGCGTCGCTTCCGCAAGATGGCTGAATATTTCGATGCTTATCGCATTGATCATGTGCTGGGCTTCTTCCGCATCTGGGAGATTCCCATGCCCGAGAAGTCGGGCCTTCTGGGACAGTTTGCGCCTGCCTTAGGCATGAGTCGCGAGGAGATTGAGGCTTATGGCATCTATGGTCATCTGGACGATCTGTTCCTCGTTGACCATAAGCGCAACGATCGCTGGCATCCACGTATCTCTATCCAGTCGAAGCCTGCGTTCCAGCAGTTGCGCGACGACG from the Prevotella sp. E15-22 genome contains:
- a CDS encoding 4-alpha-glucanotransferase, whose protein sequence is MRLLFDIEYQTMFGEQLVMNIMGDGPKPDQLAMSTVDGLHWTAELMWPKRCEGCLDYYYSVVRGDREVRHEWLVEPHRLELTAVKGALYRIFDHWIDIPDDSYMYSSAFTDCVMTHERGMSPDTDYQRTIRLKVRAPQLRYGERLALVGESAYLGVWDSARALPMYEHNCHEWVVSLDADCLTEVTQYKFIILGKGMMWEDGANRILKKPEMQANEVVVYELQQARFGIPQWKGAGTVIPVFSLRSEGSFGVGDFGDLKMMVDWCAKTGQNILQILPINDTTISHTWQDSYPYNSISIYALHPQYADLRQLPAIKDEALKDKFESLRQELNALPQIDYERMITAKMDYLRAIFQQEGATVRRRTTYKRFVDDNRQWLEPYARFCFYRDKYGTATFSEWPTRLPKADAKVIDFWYFVQYILDQQMRGAHEHARKNRVILKGDIPIGISRDGVEAWVEPRYFNLNGQAGAPPDAFCEDGQNWGFPTYNWDEMLKDDCSWWVRRFRKMAEYFDAYRIDHVLGFFRIWEIPMPEKSGLLGQFAPALGMSREEIEAYGIYGHLDDLFLVDHKRNDRWHPRISIQSKPAFQQLRDDEKACFNHLYNDYFYHRNNQYWYNEAMKKLPRLTQATRMLVCAEDLGMVPECVPWVMNELRILSLEIQSMPKDPQVRFGQLPFYPYRSVCTISTHDMPTLRQWWDEDEARTQDYYNSELHYEGVAPHPMPADLCKGVVARHLMSPSMLCLLSLQDWLSIDEHLRLPDANAERINIPANPRHYWRYRMHLTIEQLLNANEFNREVMILIKQGGR